A window of Candidatus Neomarinimicrobiota bacterium contains these coding sequences:
- a CDS encoding PLP-dependent aspartate aminotransferase family protein, producing the protein MSRKLEGKFATRAIHVGQEPDPATGSIVPPLHQTTTYAQDDVGVHRGFVYSRVHNPTRANLERNLASLEGGKHGVAFASGMSALSALVMHFSADDHVVVGEDVYGGTYRVLTQVFNRFNISVSWVNSSSVDNIAAAIEPSTRAIVIETPSNPMMNLTDIERTAQLARDRDLLCIVDNTFMSPYCQRPLELGAHVSFHSVTKYLAGHSDVLMGALVTNEDNLAEDLYFVQKSVGAVPSPFDCWLTSRSLKTLPVRIEQHSRNALALAQLLEGHPAVKKVYYPGLPDHPQFELAARQQRTPDGRPIFGGMISLDTGSLERAKAFIRHLEVFTLAESLGGVESLVEHPALMTHASVPRKRREAIGLTDGLVRLSVGIEDLADLEADLAAGLAALA; encoded by the coding sequence GTGTCACGGAAGTTAGAGGGGAAATTCGCCACCCGCGCTATCCATGTAGGCCAGGAACCTGACCCGGCTACCGGGTCAATCGTGCCACCGCTTCACCAGACCACCACCTACGCCCAGGATGATGTAGGAGTTCATCGGGGATTCGTCTACAGCCGGGTCCACAATCCCACCCGGGCCAATCTGGAACGGAACCTGGCCTCATTAGAAGGGGGTAAGCACGGGGTCGCCTTTGCTTCGGGTATGTCGGCGCTGTCCGCCCTGGTGATGCATTTCAGTGCTGACGACCACGTTGTAGTGGGGGAAGACGTTTACGGCGGTACCTATCGGGTACTCACCCAAGTGTTTAACCGTTTCAATATCAGCGTCAGCTGGGTCAATAGCAGTTCGGTGGACAATATCGCCGCCGCTATTGAACCGTCCACTAGGGCCATCGTGATTGAAACCCCCAGTAATCCGATGATGAACCTCACCGATATTGAGCGCACTGCCCAGCTGGCTCGGGACCGGGACCTGCTGTGTATCGTGGATAATACTTTCATGAGCCCCTATTGCCAGCGGCCCCTGGAATTGGGCGCCCACGTTTCCTTCCATAGCGTCACCAAGTATCTGGCCGGTCACAGTGATGTCCTCATGGGGGCGCTGGTCACGAACGAAGATAACCTGGCCGAAGATCTCTATTTCGTCCAGAAATCGGTGGGCGCGGTGCCGTCTCCCTTCGATTGCTGGCTCACCTCCCGCTCGCTCAAAACCCTGCCGGTACGCATCGAGCAGCACAGCCGCAATGCCCTGGCCCTGGCTCAACTTTTGGAGGGGCATCCCGCGGTAAAAAAAGTCTATTACCCCGGTCTGCCGGACCATCCCCAATTCGAACTGGCGGCCAGGCAACAGCGCACTCCAGATGGTCGGCCGATTTTTGGCGGCATGATCAGCCTTGATACCGGTTCCCTGGAGCGGGCTAAAGCCTTTATCCGGCACCTGGAGGTCTTCACCCTGGCTGAAAGCCTGGGTGGGGTTGAGAGCCTGGTGGAGCATCCGGCCCTTATGACCCATGCGAGCGTGCCCAGGAAAAGGCGTGAAGCCATCGGTCTGACCGACGGACTGGTGCGTCTTTCCGTGGGTATCGAAGATCTGGCCGACCTGGAAGCCGACCTGGCGGCTGGTCTGGCGGCTCTGGCCTGA